The following are encoded in a window of Armatimonas rosea genomic DNA:
- a CDS encoding BPL-N domain-containing protein encodes MWRWQQKLIRVAVYTDTGTSKDLSAVLKALAAFPELAVETLKVKDIQAGRLSEFALVVFPGGSGGGEGKALGDEGREKVRQFVREGKGYIGICAGAYLASSDYPWSLNLLNAKVLDKQHWARGNGTVEIRLSDDGKTVLKRPESASVRIAYRQGPLLAPAGKPGLPPYKELATYVGEVALKGAPKGVMPGTTAIAAGEFGKGRVLCFSPHPEKTPGLEDFLRHAIAWIQQAP; translated from the coding sequence ATGTGGCGATGGCAACAGAAACTGATCCGGGTGGCGGTCTACACCGACACCGGCACGAGCAAGGACCTCTCGGCGGTGCTCAAGGCGCTGGCGGCGTTCCCCGAGCTGGCGGTAGAGACTCTCAAGGTCAAGGATATTCAGGCTGGGCGGCTCTCTGAGTTTGCGCTGGTGGTCTTCCCCGGCGGCTCGGGCGGCGGGGAGGGCAAGGCACTCGGGGACGAGGGGCGGGAAAAAGTGCGGCAGTTTGTCCGTGAGGGCAAGGGCTATATCGGGATCTGCGCGGGGGCGTATCTTGCCAGCAGCGACTATCCCTGGTCGCTGAACCTGCTCAATGCCAAGGTCCTGGACAAGCAGCACTGGGCACGGGGCAATGGGACGGTCGAGATTCGCCTCTCCGACGACGGCAAGACGGTGCTCAAGCGTCCCGAGAGCGCGTCAGTGCGTATCGCCTACCGCCAGGGGCCGCTGCTGGCACCGGCGGGGAAGCCCGGTCTGCCGCCTTATAAAGAGCTGGCGACCTATGTCGGGGAGGTGGCGCTCAAGGGCGCACCCAAGGGAGTCATGCCCGGCACGACGGCGATCGCGGCGGGGGAGTTTGGCAAGGGGCGCGTGCTCTGCTTCAGCCCGCACCCGGAGAAGACCCCCGGGCTAGAGGACTTCTTGCGCCACGCCATCGCCTGGATCCAGCAGGCTCCGTAG